A stretch of DNA from Halobacteriovorax vibrionivorans:
CCTTGATTAACACTTTTTTCAATGAAGTCAAAATCAAGAATTAAACTAAAAGCTGCAATACAAACAACCACAAGACTAAAGCCAATACCGACTGGACCATTTCCATGAATTAATGGAATTGATGCTCCAAAGAAGCTCATTACAAATCCAACCATATACACTAAGAAAATGGCCCCCATTGCTGTCATTATAATCTTCTTAAAAGTACCAGTTGCTCTAACTAGGCCCCAACGATAAAGAAAGAAAAGTGTGATAAAAGCCCCAAATGTAATCGTTACGGCATTAAAGACTAATCCCTGGAATTGAAATTCATACATTGCTGAAACAGAGCCAAGTAATAGGCCCTCAAAGAGTGCATAGATTGGAGCTGTGAACATGGCCCAAGTTGGTTTAAAAATTGTAACCATTGCTGCAATAAGTCCACCAATAAGACCTATCATGACAAATGGTGAAAGTTGGCCACCCATACCATTTTCAAGAGCACCAAGTGTCTGATTCCAAGTATAAATAAAAGTCATCATCATAAGAGCAAAGAGAATCATCCCCTTATTGAAAACACCAGAAAAACTCATTGTTTCACCTGTTGTT
This window harbors:
- a CDS encoding Bax inhibitor-1/YccA family protein, translating into MRSTNPTLSNDVFNTRATTGETMSFSGVFNKGMILFALMMMTFIYTWNQTLGALENGMGGQLSPFVMIGLIGGLIAAMVTIFKPTWAMFTAPIYALFEGLLLGSVSAMYEFQFQGLVFNAVTITFGAFITLFFLYRWGLVRATGTFKKIIMTAMGAIFLVYMVGFVMSFFGASIPLIHGNGPVGIGFSLVVVCIAAFSLILDFDFIEKSVNQGAPKYLEWYASFSLMVTLIWLYMEVLRLLSKLNSRD